In the Salvia miltiorrhiza cultivar Shanhuang (shh) chromosome 8, IMPLAD_Smil_shh, whole genome shotgun sequence genome, GGATGAAATTATGTTTAGCCCAAGAAGTCAAAGAAGTCGACTAATTTGATTTTGTACATGTTATTTGCAAGAAAAAATTTGACGAAAGCAAATTTGGGTTATCTGTtttgtatattattattattattattattattattattattattattattattattatttaatttgatatattaagttattgataattaaaatgttctttGGCTTACACACCTAAATTCGAATAATCCGCttactattattgaatttatttaattaatcaattcaattaaaaaaatactattatttgatttgatatattaagttattgacaatTTAGGTTATTatctttgtgttcttttttaattgataagaaaataaataataaattattttgccAACTAATTACAACACTAGAATAAATATGCCACGTCAAATATTGGCACGCCATATTAGCCTAATATTTTGGCTGAAATTTGGATTAGTatcaaaatcagataaaatcaaaagtttaatAATTATTGCGCcacagttcaaagtttgtgtgcaaaaccagaattggGTGAACGTTTAGTATTTTATGTGCaatctatctatataatatataaaagaggagttttttccctccaatttttctctctcttcttttatcaatttttttttataattttttattatttaaacatcatcaaatttgattcataaaaaaatacttattcAATAGACATCTTAAATGTAAGTTCGTGACAatatctttaatatgatataaaaatcatcaaaaatgaatttaaaataaaatcataaaaaaattaaatttaaaatattttattttctctcttttcattaaaattttataattttttatttatttgtgtatgaaaatatttatttatttattatgacgtgtatgtgtaatttttattatcaaataattcaaatttttgaaTAACTATAACTATAATTACATTTATCCAAAGTTCAATATATACGTTTTCAAATTATGggttttattgagtaattagtgttgattattttattttattctgataacatattttgtatttgtttatattttgattctgtttaatatttatattttatttatttattttaatatatcatttaatttcgatctTTATCGTGCATCGCATGAATGGAGGTACTAGTTAACCCTATAAAATAAGAGTAAGTAATAATGAGTTAGTGGTGGGTTAGTGTCCAAAAATGGCAAATGCACACTCctgtgggacgtcccaaaataaaaataaatgcgcACTCTTatgggatagagggagtattaaattaattatatatttactctAAGAGTTTTTGAGGATGAGCTGTTTAAATTAGAgcgattaattaattatcttcaaattCGTGTTTGATTTTGGTATACTTCGACAATGGGTCTCATGAAGCTAATATTGCAGGATTAGGTGATATCTAAACTTGTTCAGCAACAGTATATTCCAAGTTAGATCTTTGGTGTCTCATCAAGATCATTCAACCTTGTTTCCCATCAAACAATTCCATTTTTAATTCCAGgatttttttttgagtttgTGTTGGTTTTTCCTATTATGAGTTTATTTATGAATTGTGATTGCGTGTAAAACTATTTTTTTCCGAAATATAGTCGCTGTTGGCATTGTGATTTGTGGTTGCCCAAATTTGCTTTACAATGGGTTACAAATATTATAGAAATTTATACTTAGAAGAGTCTTGTTTTATCAAAATGATGTCGTTTTAatgtcaaaaaaaatatttttatgtaatttacaaaatataattttaaagatATATTTTCAGGAATCAGTGATGCTCAagcatatttttcaaaaatatcatGTCATGAACTAAAATctcaactgaaaaaaaaaaaaaaaaaaaaaaaacccttgtgTGCTGCGTGTGTTGACCAAATTAACGGTGGAATGATTAGTGACTAAGGCCAAAAGTCTTTAGTTCAAGTTCAAGTGACgtaatctttaaatttctttatttaatattgttgatttataaattaaaaaaatcatcttgTGTGAACTATTTATAGACCATTAATCTTTATAAGATCTATAAttgtcataaaaaaaatacttattaaCGTAATAAAAGCCAGTAACATAAAAATCTTTATATGATCTATAATTGTCATAAACAAATCTtaacataatatataaaagCCAATAACATAAAAGAAGTGCCAATGTAATATATCAAAGAATATTAACTTACGAAACTATTACTCCCTTAATtctattacaaatatctcattacttttgagcatagagattaaaaaatgtgtaattagtagataaagcaaattgatagaaaaaaaaattgaaatttgtaaaaataagtatatatagagagaaagagtgGGTGATAGGCTCGTTAGTTAATTAGTCTCTTAATTATTTGTCAACAAATGAATGTGGCATTTGTAATGGAACATCCCATTATTGAAATTGAGACATTTGTACTGGGACGAAGAGAATATTAAATAATACTCTCCatgtcccagcttttagtatctaACTTACCTTTTTTTATTGttccacattttggtatccagtcctatttttagtaaaaataggtgagacccttactccactttaattattttaacactcacataaaaggtgagacccttattccactcataaCACACCCAATCATTTtgttaaaactcgtgtcactctcaactcgatactaaaagttgggacggagggagtactaaattaGAGAAGCACTAATTATAGTACTATAAAAGTAACCATTTCGAATATACAGCAATAAAAACATGGCAACTAGATTGCAAAGAAAATGGTTTGGGACTCTATTACTGCACATTATCAACCAACTAATAATGTAGTTATAATACAGATCAAAGGAGCTTTACATTAACTATATCATCAATTAAGTACTATTATCTAAGTCTATGGTACAATTTTTAGGCTTTAAATTACCTCTAAACAAACTGTTTTAATTAACCATGCTAGATAAAGATACATATCTGATCAAGGGTGGGTCTCTAGTTGAATTGGATTACAGAAAAAACTAATTTACACTGCAGCTTGTACCTGCCGACGACGAGCGCGTCGCGTCGTAGGGCTTCCACACCGCGCCATCCCCAAGATCCGGTGACACTTGGCCCCTCGCGTAAAAAAAATCGGAGGTCGGATGGCGCTGAATACAGCTCGGATGCCTGAGACACTGTATTCAGGAGGAGGGATTTCGTTTGGAACCCTAACCCGGCAGCGAATCAACGGAACAGTTCTGGGAAGGACCACATTATGAATTTGGCGAAGATGTCCGTCTCGAGGAACTCGATGTGAGCGGCACGTCCGATCAGGGTGTTCAAGTTTCTTCCCTGCAAGGAGATGTCGAAGTTGACATCGCAGCGCAGCAGCACACGGTGCTCGGAGGAAGGCGCTCGTATCTGGTCCAGGTATTCGTTTAGCATCTCAAGGAAGAGTTTGCCCTTCTTCGAGTAGTCTCCGGACGATGCAGGGCACATCTCGATTCTCGCGGAATGATATGGAACATAGCCATCCTGAGAAACAGATTATGAATGAAGTTTCTCCTAATCTCACTTTCCGACCAAATTGAAGCTGACTTGCAGGTACAATGGCTTAGTTTTGTTTTATGCAACCAACGATGTcgttttactatttttcaaatcaTGCAATTATTTTCTAACTACGCTTCGATTTCCAAACAGTGTGAAAGTCTGTGTATTTGAGAACAAGATTCGGAAGTCATGAGCAAACGaaaatcggggcaaagttcgtATACGTTAAACCAATTAACCCTAATAGATGTTAGCTATAAGTTGAAAGGAAAAATAGAACAGGGGAAAAAATTAACCAATGAAGAAGGCAAACTACCTGAGGTGAAGATAACAGAATAATGTTTTTGAAATGCTCCAACGTCTTTTcctgaaaattttacaattcaAGAAAAGATTATATTAGTAACTCGAAAAAAGTTTCGTGCTACTATCGTTAAACTATATATACCACTTCATCTTTCATAAAATGAGAAgaaactttttaaattttttacctTGCACAGTTTGTATAAGAAAGTATTTTGCAGATCAGGATCATCTGTGAAAGTCAGCTGATGAATACACTGTGTGCCTTTGAGCTTCTTCAAGAGCCACAAACCCCCGTTAAATAACGAGTTTGAACTGTAAAGATAACCAAGATGTGGGCCGGATACTGAGACATACGTGTGCAGGAATCTCAGATATGGTTCCATAATTGTCTCTGCAGAGAGGATGTGAAAATTAGCAACGGGTGAGTCAAGTGAGGGAAGGTTCGTTTGAGCTTTAGAGTCTAAACCTGTAAGTGCAGTTCTTAAAATGATATTCCCGATCGAATGTCCAACGAAGCTAAGCTTGATTGTTCTCAAGATCCCAGATCTAGACGCCTTGTCCATTTTCTTTTTCACGAAAGATACAACTTCTTGTGCTAGCCGCTGACCCATTTCTCTAAAGTCTCCGGATGTTTTATCTTCATTGACTTCCGACATAAGAAATTCTGCCTTTGGGTCTATCAGAAGCCATTGGTTGCGAACAAGCCGCAAGTCCAAATGATGGCCCTGTTGCGATATATATCCTTTTAGAGAAGCCATGTCAACAAATCAAATGAACACAATGTCGCATTTTGTAGCGTTGCGCATATATAAATAGAATACAGTGAAGCCGTCAATTAGATATATTACGAGCACCAAAGAACATGCCTGGAATCCATGGACAAAAACTACAATCTTCAGGACACGACCAGTTTGACGAGTGGTGCCAGATAGCTTGTTTGAGGGGATAGCGTCAACTCCAGCAACAAAGCCATTTGTGTATTTCTGGTCTTGTTGACTGAAATAAAAATTTCCACTGGTTGAACGAGCAGGTGCATTGACAACTCGTTCTACAATCACGATGGGAATGTGTGATGGGTCTCCAAATATATGCAAGTCTTGAATAGAACGATTATTGATCTGCAGTTGGCGATACATTCTCAAAAATCATTCTATTGCTCAAATATCCAACCAATGAGTGAGATGATACCACAATCGTAAAGAAAGCTAACCCTCATTTGTGCAATACTTCGCCTATGAAGCTCTGCCCTCATAGCAGCAGTCTGAGCAGGCTACAGAGAGGGGCCCAAAAAagtgaaattttaaaataaacttaacaCAAACTGACTGGTGTAGCtaataaagaaaatgatgaaaatgtaAAGGAATGAAGTAGTTATGATGATAGAATTACATCGCCAGTTAACTTCCGTCCTCGACCACGTAATCCACGGATGGCGGAATCATCTGCTACACTGCTTATATACTGATGAGGCATCTCAGCTTTAGTGTAAACCATCCAGATTGACCATTCAGCTTTACGATCAACAGCCCACTGGTTGCAAAGAGATTCAAGAATTTTCTTCGCATTAGCCCTGAAATACCCACAAAAATGATTTATGATTACAATTGGACAAATTAGGTTATTGAGAAATACAAGCATGTTCCACAACCACACAATTTCTGAAATAATATATCTTGGTCTACATTCCTAAAAGGTGTGGCTTCTTTGTTCACCTTCTAAAACCTACCAATTGTTGGTGTTAAGAGATAAGTTATGGACTATGATGCAATTTTATCGGCTTTAGCCCTGGCAGAAGAATAAGCTGTACCATCTCAGCAAAACTAAATCTCTATGATATTGGTCCTAATGGGAACATTTTGCATGATAATAACTGTAAAAGAAGCAGGGTTTCCTAATGCCTTACGtctaattttaaaatacatCCAGTCTCAAACGTTCAAATCGCTTCACTAAAGCCCCAATTCTTGGGCAAGGAAGGGAATCCTCCCCGGGATACAGATGGTTTGGCATCAAATTTTAGCACTCGGAAATATTCCTAAGCTTTAGGTAAGGAAAAAGATTCTTCAAACTAGAAATATGGAAGCTACAATCTGGCAACCTAAACCTGTCTCTATCATATCCTTATTCCCTTCCGTAAATTACATCTTAACATATTGAAACATATGGTATACTATTCGTTTATGTAATTATATATACACTATACATGATGTGATTAtacacacacagacacacacatatatataggaggAGGATCACATAGAAAACTTCGCTCCCATAGTATGTAGAACCCAATTTGGATCATTGATCTTTACATAATCTATGGTTGTGATTAAAAGGGCATAATTGTAATATATCAAATGTATTGTCGCAGAAATGCATCactgtatataaataaaatgcatAATCAAAAGATGCATTATTATGATAATATACTATATACTTAGTAATTGACCAGAGCAAGTTTAACTGGAAAGACAAACCTATGGAAGTTGAAAAACGTGCTCCACAAGTAATTCACTTGATTGCCGATCAAATCGAATGACTTGAGCAGCTTTTCTTCAGAGAACGAATAGAGAAAATCATCGTGCTGAAAATCAACTTTGCCATTTTGTTTCTGCGAACAGGAATATAGCAAAAGATTAGGTTGCAAAAGTCAACAAGATACAAAAATAGAATCGATGGGGCCAAAGGTCAGTAAAAGTGACAAGAAGTCCATAGCCTGAAATAACTGGAGAACCTGTGAAACTTTTAGGGGTTTGCTTGAAACGTCCACTGGCACTTCAGCATCTGCCAAGACCTGATCAGATCTTTGAGCGAAACCGAATAATATGCTAGATGAAATATCTTCCATTTCAATGGGTACATCAATAGCCATGCTGAGCTTTTGTAGCTCTTCTAGAAGTATGTCGTGAGCACTTGATAATGCTTTCAGAAGCAAAACCTATTCAAAAGAATAACACAGCAAGAGATTTACATAATGAAAAATGGAAGAGAATGGTTTTTGAAAGTTACACCAGAAGCATCCAATTTGCTACATGAGGCGAACATCAAAAAGCATGTATGCAACAACACATGAGATTAGTCAATGGAAGCTCATATGGAATCATGGATTACTAATTAGAATACAATATCATGATACTCATAGAATATTATGATTTCCATTTTCAATATGAGAATTATGCATACAACAATTGGAGGTTTGGTTGTTTAGATTGGGTCACTGAATAACCAGATTCTAGAGAACGCAACAAAGCGACAGCGTCAGATAGTAAGCAAGCAACAGAAAGAGATATAATAGCTTTATATGATAAAGTTGCATTTATACAAAATCCCACAAGAAAACCTACttgctttgatttattgtgCTCCACAGCAAGGTCATGTTTGTCAGCTATAGGATCACTGGGAAAAACAGAAGCTATTGTTACTTCAACAGAATATTCAAAAGAATTTGGCaacaaaaataagaattaaagcATTGTCTTTCTACTATGTTCaacattatatttattttcCCTTATTCTTTGTACATTACTTATTCTACATCACCAAAGTGAGGATGTCCAATTATTTATCTCTCTTGTCCTGAAACTTACTCATCGGTACATAAGAAGTTTGTCAACTCCTACTGCTATCCAAACAGTGTAGCATATAATGGAACATGCAATGCTAGATGATATAAATATGAGGACAATGCCTAGAATTATGGTCCAAGCCCACCTAGGTGCATCAGACATGATTATCAACAACAAACTACCAACATTAAAAAGTATATGGCAAAAAACCAAAACAGTTCTGAGCAACTAATAAGGTttgaagaaagaaaacaaaCCTGGGTACCTTCAGCGAGGAAGCGTGAACCTCACTTTTCAGCAGACTGGCATGTACACTTGTATCAACTAATACCGCATGAAATGCATCAAAATGAACCGGACAGTAAGCATGCAATCCTAAAAGAGCTTTAGGGGGGAGTCGAAATTCATGGACTGCAGCAGGGGATGTATCCAAACAAGCATCAACGTTAAACCTAGAGCAGTACATTCAAATGACTCAGGTCAAGTTGAAATAGAGCTTAACATATAGGTTGATTAACTCCACTCACTAAAACATATAATGGAAAGGAAACCAGAGTTGTTTCTATGTCATttcatgaaaat is a window encoding:
- the LOC130999232 gene encoding uncharacterized protein LOC130999232 isoform X1, producing the protein MSVLLQHFKWMINGFNKSSSMGPRRLNGPDAKPLHQPKFLQPHKSPLNPVNIKHNSETLKLPHLGAIHEISIYIHRFHNLDLFQQGWYQLKITIRWENDDSGSFGTPARVVQYEAPDLGSDDIYGVWRIDDTDHSFSTQPFRIRYARQDILLAMVVSFNLSLSKLEDPSTSAVIVKFELLYAPVLENRFNVDACLDTSPAAVHEFRLPPKALLGLHAYCPVHFDAFHAVLVDTSVHASLLKSEVHASSLKVPSDPIADKHDLAVEHNKSKQVLLLKALSSAHDILLEELQKLSMAIDVPIEMEDISSSILFGFAQRSDQVLADAEVPVDVSSKPLKVSQKQNGKVDFQHDDFLYSFSEEKLLKSFDLIGNQVNYLWSTFFNFHRANAKKILESLCNQWAVDRKAEWSIWMVYTKAEMPHQYISSVADDSAIRGLRGRGRKLTGDPAQTAAMRAELHRRSIAQMRINNRSIQDLHIFGDPSHIPIVIVERVVNAPARSTSGNFYFSQQDQKYTNGFVAGVDAIPSNKLSGTTRQTGRVLKIVVFVHGFQGHHLDLRLVRNQWLLIDPKAEFLMSEVNEDKTSGDFREMGQRLAQEVVSFVKKKMDKASRSGILRTIKLSFVGHSIGNIILRTALTETIMEPYLRFLHTYVSVSGPHLGYLYSSNSLFNGGLWLLKKLKGTQCIHQLTFTDDPDLQNTFLYKLCKEKTLEHFKNIILLSSPQDGYVPYHSARIEMCPASSGDYSKKGKLFLEMLNEYLDQIRAPSSEHRVLLRCDVNFDISLQGRNLNTLIGRAAHIEFLETDIFAKFIMWSFPELFR
- the LOC130999232 gene encoding uncharacterized protein LOC130999232 isoform X2; the protein is MVVSFNLSLSKLEDPSTSAVIVKFELLYAPVLENRFNVDACLDTSPAAVHEFRLPPKALLGLHAYCPVHFDAFHAVLVDTSVHASLLKSEVHASSLKVPSDPIADKHDLAVEHNKSKQVLLLKALSSAHDILLEELQKLSMAIDVPIEMEDISSSILFGFAQRSDQVLADAEVPVDVSSKPLKVSQKQNGKVDFQHDDFLYSFSEEKLLKSFDLIGNQVNYLWSTFFNFHRANAKKILESLCNQWAVDRKAEWSIWMVYTKAEMPHQYISSVADDSAIRGLRGRGRKLTGDPAQTAAMRAELHRRSIAQMRINNRSIQDLHIFGDPSHIPIVIVERVVNAPARSTSGNFYFSQQDQKYTNGFVAGVDAIPSNKLSGTTRQTGRVLKIVVFVHGFQGHHLDLRLVRNQWLLIDPKAEFLMSEVNEDKTSGDFREMGQRLAQEVVSFVKKKMDKASRSGILRTIKLSFVGHSIGNIILRTALTETIMEPYLRFLHTYVSVSGPHLGYLYSSNSLFNGGLWLLKKLKGTQCIHQLTFTDDPDLQNTFLYKLCKEKTLEHFKNIILLSSPQDGYVPYHSARIEMCPASSGDYSKKGKLFLEMLNEYLDQIRAPSSEHRVLLRCDVNFDISLQGRNLNTLIGRAAHIEFLETDIFAKFIMWSFPELFR